A genomic window from Solanum dulcamara chromosome 11, daSolDulc1.2, whole genome shotgun sequence includes:
- the LOC129873252 gene encoding uncharacterized protein LOC129873252 has protein sequence MNLSTIRTIAALSPRSHSHSPYRTRCVSFPARSHPSTIKIEQVLNKIKTWESSSPLSPKAEEKTQNALSSVLVELYECIEELLALPMTQRALLQHQDDNFVKELLERSVRFIDICSNTRDTVMCLKESVRELQSALRRSKAGDDLLTIEGNVSAYISSRKNAQKEIEKSLTILKQIDNTPLSTIRDSQLSAIIRVLEDASFTTISTFQSLLMFLSVPASKPKSNKWSLVSKLVHKGVVGSEGQREKLTELEKVDTALSNLLDHVSEHEEEVESFEFAQRNLDNLESSIEDLENGLEMLFKLLIRTRVSLLNILSLSR, from the coding sequence atgaacctTTCAACAATTCGAACAATAGCTGCTCTTTCCCCAAGGTCTCATTCTCATAGCCCCTATCGTACCCGTTGTGTCAGTTTTCCTGCTAGATCACATCCCAGCACAATCAAGATTGAGCAAGTTTTGAACAAGATCAAGACTTGGGAATCATCTTCTCCTTTATCCCCAAAAGCAGAAGAAAAAACCCAAAATGCTCTGTCAAGCGTCCTTGTAGAATTATACGAGTGTATAGAAGAACTCCTTGCTCTTCCAATGACTCAGAGGGCGCTTCTTCAGCATCAAGATGACAATTTTGTGAAGGAATTACTGGAAAGATCAGTGAGATTCATAGATATCTGCAGCAACACAAGGGATACCGTCATGTGTTTGAAAGAAAGCGTGAGAGAACTTCAATCCGCGCTTAGGAGAAGCAAAGCAGGAGATGATTTATTGACTATTGAAGGAAATGTTAGTGCTTAtatttcttcaagaaaaaacGCTCAAAAGGAAATTGAAAAGTCCCTTACTATATTGAAACAGATAGATAACACCCCATTATCCACAATCAGAGACTCTCAGCTCTCTGCTATAATAAGAGTCCTTGAAGATGCGAGTTTCACAACCATTTCTACCTTTCAGTCATTGCTAATGTTTCTTTCTGTGCCAGCCTCGAAACCAAAGTCCAACAAATGGTCATTGGTTTCGAAGCTTGTACACAAAGGGGTTGTAGGCAGTGAAGGGCAGAGGGAAAAGCTGACTGAGTTGGAGAAAGTTGACACTGCACTTAGCAACTTGCTGGATCATGTTTCTGAACATGAAGAGGAAGTCGAAAGTTTTGAATTTGCACAAAGAAATCTTGACAATTTGGAGAGTAGCATTGAGGATCTTGAAAATGGATTGGAGATGTTGTTCAAGCTTTTGATCCGTACAAGGGTGTCTCTACTCAACATACTTTCTCTCAGTAGATAA